CGAAGGCGGTGGTGGCCAAAAAGATCAGCGAGAGGAATCGACGCATGGGGGTCTCCGGTCAGGCGCGTGGAGAGAACTCGATGCGCTAACGGTAGCTCTCCGCACAGCCGATGCCTACCAGGCTCCCCCAAGACCGACGCTTCAACCCCAGCGACGGAAAGCGAGGGCGGCAGGAACATCGCCAGGGGGCACCTCCACGAAGCCATCGGTGCCCACCAAAGCTGGCAGGTCGCCGGATCCGCCCGATTTCACGAGCTGGACCCGCGTTCCTGCGGGTTGGTCTACGAGAACGCATGGCAAAAAGCGGGTCCGGAAAGGGTCCGGGGCCAAAGGTTCGGTGGCAAAGCGCAAAAATGGGTCCGGCAGTCGGTCCCCACTGCGGTAGCGCAGGTGCGGGAGAACGAAGCGGACCAACGAGACCAAGGCGGAAACCGGATTGCCCGGCAATCCAAAGGCCGTACGGCCATCCTCCGCCACACCAAACCACAGCGGCTTTCCGGGCTTCATCTGCACGCCGTGGAACACCTTCCGGAAGCCTGCCGCTTCCAACGCGTCCGGGACCAGATCCCGTTCCCCCACCGACACGCCACCCGTGCAGAGAATGAGGTCGTATTCCGTCAAGCCCCGAAGGCGATTGACCAGATCTCCGGGGGCATCGGATACCAGCGCCTCGTAAGACACGGGAAACCCCGCCAAGGCGAGAGCCGTCCCCAAGCACGCCGGGTGGGACGCGCGGATGCCATGCGGTGGTGGCGTTTGCGAGGGTGGGACGATTTCGTCACCAGTGCAAACCAGCGCGATCCGGGGGAGCCTGGCCACAACAGAGGGAAACTCGCCGAAGGTCGCAGCCGCGCCCGCTTCGCAAGGCCCCAAGCGCATGCCCTTGGTGAGGACCGGCGTCCCTTGCGCGAGATCCGCTGCCTTGCGATGGACATTGGCGCCCGGCACCGGAGCACGCTCCACCGCCCATCGACGCTCCCCCGCGCTCCGCAGGTGTTCCACCGGGATCACCGTGTCCGCGCCGATCGGCAGGACCGCCCCCGTGGCCACGCGCAGGCAAGATCCTTGAGCTTGGCCGAGCATCGCGGCAGGAGCCCCGGCAGGGGCGAACCCCTCTTCGGTGAACAGAATTTGACCCATGTCCGCGAATCGGATCGCGATGCCGTCCATCGCCACGCGATCGAACGGAGGATGCGGACGGTCCGCAAGCACGGTATTCGCGACGATTCCGCCCGCACGGCTGGAAGCGACCTCGGATGGCATCATGGAACCCTGGCTCAGAATGATCGCCGAGGCCTCCGAGACAGGGATCGCCTTTGACTTTCCCGTCACAATCCGAACTCCTTCGCGGCGGCCGGAAAATTCTTGTTCTCGTGGCCGGATCGCGACAGCTTGCACAGGGCAAAACGCGCAAGGTCCGGCATCGATGCCCATTTCGCCAGAGGAAGGTCCACGCCATGGGCCTTGCATTGCTCGCTGACCTGCGAGGGAACGACCCCGGCATCAGCCCACTCCGGCGAGGCATCCAGCGGCAGGCGGCGAAGTTCCTCCGCGCGATCGTGGAGCCCGTCGGCGAGAAGCCGCTCCCACGCGGCAGGATCGGTCCCCACCGGTGCTTCCAGGAGCGTGCGCCGGGTGTCCACCGGCAGGGACGTCCACTGCGAAAGCGAGAGTTTG
This DNA window, taken from Fibrobacterota bacterium, encodes the following:
- a CDS encoding molybdopterin molybdotransferase MoeA → MTGKSKAIPVSEASAIILSQGSMMPSEVASSRAGGIVANTVLADRPHPPFDRVAMDGIAIRFADMGQILFTEEGFAPAGAPAAMLGQAQGSCLRVATGAVLPIGADTVIPVEHLRSAGERRWAVERAPVPGANVHRKAADLAQGTPVLTKGMRLGPCEAGAAATFGEFPSVVARLPRIALVCTGDEIVPPSQTPPPHGIRASHPACLGTALALAGFPVSYEALVSDAPGDLVNRLRGLTEYDLILCTGGVSVGERDLVPDALEAAGFRKVFHGVQMKPGKPLWFGVAEDGRTAFGLPGNPVSALVSLVRFVLPHLRYRSGDRLPDPFLRFATEPLAPDPFRTRFLPCVLVDQPAGTRVQLVKSGGSGDLPALVGTDGFVEVPPGDVPAALAFRRWG
- a CDS encoding nitrate reductase associated protein; this translates as MDTLFGFEESLAKSLGCIPMAVRLKLDLVGIKLSLSQWTSLPVDTRRTLLEAPVGTDPAAWERLLADGLHDRAEELRRLPLDASPEWADAGVVPSQVSEQCKAHGVDLPLAKWASMPDLARFALCKLSRSGHENKNFPAAAKEFGL